Part of the Pseudomonas lijiangensis genome is shown below.
CGGCGAAAATCTGCCAGCGCAGACGGCGGTAAGTGCTGTCGACCTTTTCTTCAGGCAGGGGTGCCAAGTGCTTGGCAGGACGGAAAAACGCAAACATGCAGACGCTCCGGGTTTTTATTTTTTGCGAAAGCGAATATTACATTTTCGTTACAGAAAAAAGCAGCGCTTTTTCTGAAAGGTGAGTGGGAAATGTGAGGCTGTTCGTGTTCTTTTTTGAACATCCGGGTTTGGTAGTGATAACTAACGCTGGCGGCCTGTCAGCGGGTTCTTGATCCTTATCGCATTGAGCCGCGTCCCTCTATCCTCTCCTCGTGTTCCCGACACGACGTTCCCGGTTATGAAAAGGCCGTGCGAGAGAGGTCTGCACGGCTTTTTTGACAAGCTGCTTTGTCACTATTTATAGAGCACATCCTGAGGTTCGATTTTCAAGTAACCCTTGAAGTCGAAGCCTTGTTCATCCTTTTTCAGAAAATGCTCCAGTGTTCTTACCGAGGTTGCCTCCGCATCGGTTTTCAATGCACCCGTTAACGGTGTGCCTGTCCTTTTTGCTGCCGCTTGGTAAGCGGCAAGTACGAAGTGTGAGCAAAATGCACCCTGGATTCGGGGCGTATTTTCAAACGCCTGGTCTCCATATTTATCGCTCGCATCCTTGGCGCCACTCTTGAAGTTAGAGTTTCTTACGACGCTCAATACACATTTGAGTTTTGAGTAAGGAATCGTCTTGTCTTCGCTCCAGACTTGCCCAATCTGGGCGGCCCAGTCGCCCAGATTTTTATCCTTGGGCGAGTACACCTTGTACAACCCCTGTTGCACTGGACCCGAAGATGACGAAAGTTGAGCGCCGCCTCGCATTTCGACGATCTCTGATTCGCCTTTTCCTTTTGCCTCGGCCTTGCCCGGATTATTTGGTGTTTTCGACCACATGACGGCATGTACCAGAGCCGAGTCGCCTTTGTTATGGCGCAGTAGAGAAAGAGAAGGTAAAAGCTGTCCGGTTTTTATTATTTTATGAGTGAGTGTTGTGTTGTCAGGTTGATCCATCAATATGAGAATATCTCCTGCTGAAAGATCGCTTTTTTTAAGTTTTTCATTGAAGACGGCTGTGGTGCCCTGCACACCGCTTGCTCCTCGTTTGGTGCGGTCCTTCAGCTCAGGATTTGTGTCTTGGGCAGAAGCCCTGCTTGTGGAAGCTCCAGCAGTCCCTGTGGTTGCCGGTGGGCTTGATTCGGCCTGGTAGCCTGATAAAGGTGTATTAGTGTTTCCAACGCGCATGAGAGTTCTCCATAGTTATTTCTACGCGTTGTAGGTGGTTCTCCTACGTCCAGCGGTTCCTTTTATGAAAACGGAATTTATTTCTTTTTGTTTTTGAAATGCTCGGAAATGATTTTCTATTGAGTTCGGGCTGTTGGCAGGTAATAGCAGAGTCGTTTTCATTGCGACGGCATGTTGGGCTTTCGCGAATAAATTCGCTCCTACAATTTGTGTGGGAGCGAATTTATTCGCGAAGACTCAGGCCGCCTGGCTCATCTTCAGAACCTCATCAAAATGGACGCTGTCGGACAGGTTCGCATGCGGTTGGAGCGCCTCATGAAACGCCATGATTGCCGCCTCGATGCTTGCCCCAAGATTGCTCAGTGCCAATGTGATCTGCTGACTGGTTTCTGGTCCCGGAACCCACGCTACTGATTGATTGGTAACCTGCGGTTGGTTATCAACGGCCTTATCCTGCGCCTGACGTGTGGCCAGTGCTTGTGCAGCCTCCTCGACCTGACGGCGTGCAAGCGCCAGAGCGGCCTGTTTTGCTTCTTCGATCTGACGCCTGGCCAGTTCGCGAGCCTCTTCTTCGGCCTTGATCCGCGCAGCCTCTTCTGCGGCGCGCTGTGCCTGGAGGCGAGCGGCTTCGGCTGCCTGGCGCTGGGCTTGCTCGGCTACAAGTCGGGCTTCAATCTCCTTCATCCTGGGCTTGAGTTCATTCAGGAAACGGTTGGACTCCAAAAAGAAATGGGCATTAATACTCATGGAGTAGGGATCCATTGATCGTATACCCGGCATATTGCGAAGTTGCTCGCTGAGCTCCAGATCTTCCTTACTCCAAGGGGTTCCGCCAAAATTTGCAACTGCCGCATTAACGTGTTCTTGCGCCAACCCAGCACGTTTGCTGTTAATGAGCTGGTCGGCAGCAGTGCAATATTGCCTGATGACTTGCAGTTCACTGAGCCCGTTCGTGTTGCCAGCTTGTGCTGTCAGCTCTGTTTTTAGAAAGCTCGGTAGCTTATTAAGGTAGTTTTGAAATTCTTCCATGATTGCTTTCTCTTGTTGGAGTGTTGTCATTGATGGTCATCGGGTGCTTTGAATCCCGGTTTTCCATTCTGGGCACGCCACTTTTTTACTGTTTCCAGAATCCCTTGAGCCGTGTCGATCTCCGGGTAATAAATCAAATCTGAGCCGTCAGGATGCCCCGTTATTTCTGTAAAGTGCTCCAGTAAAAGGCGAGTGTGTCTTTCAAATTCTTTCCCGGGAAGTTTTCTAGGGTTGGTGAATTCGTTGATAAGATCTAGAAAATCTTGTTCTGTGTAATCTTCCAGTTTTCTTTTGAGGTTCATTGCAATCTCCTGTGATGTTCAATGTGCTGCTTGGGTGGAAGTACTCTCAAGTTGTCAATGTCGTAGACACCTCCGCCGTTTGCTATTTCATATTCATGATGAATTTCAAACGTTTTCCGTCTTCCCACTTGATCCGCCTGCCTTGGTTGGGGAGCACGTCCTGACTTCATAAGCGCAAGGTTGCGATGGGAAAATTGCCCTTGAAGCTCTGGGTCGCGGGCTATCGCCTTCCAGATTTCTTCTCGTAATCTGCCAAAACTACTGAACTGCCTACCCCGCAACTGATCCGCAATCTGCGAAGGAATGGGAGCCCCTTGCGCACGGGTGCTTTCGCCTAGCCAGGTGCCTGTTACCGGTTTTCCGTATCCTGTAGCGACTCCCGGAATAGTCCGTGGGTCCTTGAAAAGCAGATACGTGTCAGGCAGTCCGGAGCCTGGCGGGAATACCAGGATGTAATCGTCGGGGTCGTCATTGACGAAGCTCGGCAGTTCGTCAGCGCGTGCGCCCTGTGGCGATACATCCACGCCAGGGTCGACCGGCAAGACCGGTTTCTGGCCCGGGAAACGGGTGGAGCTGTCTGCCGGTTGTTGAATTGGAGTCCAGACCAGCGCTGGCCGGGTATCGCCGTCACGAATAAATTCGTAGGTATTGTTCTGAGCGTTGTACGTGAAATTTCGGACACGAACTTTGGTGCCGACTTTTACGCCGTCCGCCGCCACCCACTTGGCGACTGATTGTTGCCCGTCATCCGCCATGACCAGCCGGTGCGGAACATCAATGCTGCCCTTGACGCTGGCAACGTATTCCATGTCCACATCAGGTGGCAGGTTGAGCTGCGCAGCAGGGCTTGCAACGATTGTGGGTGTACGTTCGGCATCGCCTAACGTAGGCGAGTACAGTGCCAGGGCAACTCCGGGGTTAAGCTTCAAACGGCTGATTGCCGTTTTGATGAATATCTCTTTAGCGATCTGTCCGGCCTTCTCCAGTGCTTCGGAGGGGCTGGAGGTGCTCGATGGCGTGATTGCCGACCACAAGCGCTCTGCGCCTGCTCGTGTTGATGGAGCGGTGTTATGGCTGGCTTGAGACACCCGTGCATGACGCTCGGATAACTCCGTGGAACGCTGTTCCAGAAATGCTGCCGACTCAGCGAGCAGCCTGGCTTCATGCTCATTGTTGACGGCATCCGTCCAGGCCTGATGGGCCTGTTGAGCGCGCTGCGGATTGCCCTGGCTGCGGGATTCCAGATAATAGCGATACTGCTCCGGTGTGCTGGCCGACAGTACTTCGCCATACGTCAGTGTCTTGAGGTTGCGTTGTTCCAGCTCGGCCTGTTTGCCGGCCAGCAAATAGTTGATCCGGGACTTTTCCTGAAGGATCAGATCCGCAAGCTGTTGGCTGGTCGGGTTGCTCGACAGAGGTTCGAGGTCAGTTTGAATCTCGCCTAGCAGCGCGGCGGGTAGCCCAGGAGCAGTCTGTTCGTAACGCAGGGCAAGATCAGATTTGATTGTCTGCTGAGTCTGGGCGAGGTCGCTGATTGTTTGCCGATAGGCCTGCTCGCGCTGGGCTTGAGCTGCGGCTTGAGCGCGTGCGTGCTCTGCGGCTTGTGCCTGCGCATGGGCCTGAGCGTGCGCTTGCTGTTCAGCTTTGGCCTGAGCTTCTGCAGCAGCACGAGCCTGGGCGGCCTGTTGCCGGGCTTGGGCGTGCAATCGTCGACGCCGTTTTCTACGTTTTGAAGAGCCCGTATTCGTGAAGCTCCGGTCAAAGAAACCGGTGTTTTGAGGCGCAGGATTGCTACTGGGCGATATGTTTACCGTTCCAGTTGTTGTGTCATGTAATACGTTGGTTTGTCGCTTCCTTCGCGTAGCCATACAATTCTCCTTGTTTGTATGGCTGAACGTTACGAATTAGATGATGGGTGATGCGGTATATGTATGTTGTTTTAGAGGGGGGTAAGTTTTTTCGATTTAAGCGTCTGTCAGATTTTTTGGAGGAGCGATAAATATTTATTATTGGTTGTAATTTCGCGAATAAATTCGCTCCTACAACGTGTGTGGGAGCGAATTCATTCGCGAAACTGGATAGTGAAATAACCGCCCGATCTGCAAGTTTAATTTCACAACTTCCCAGGTTTAACCTGCTTTCACCCAATCGCTACAACAACCTTCCCCACCGCACTCCTTTTCCCCAACACTTCAATCGCCTCTGCCCCTCTTTCCAGCGGATAAACCTGCGATACCAGTGGTTTCAACTTTCCTTCTGCATACCAGCCAAACAGTTGCTTGAAGTTCGCGGCATTGTCTTGAGGTTGTCTTTGTGCGAAAGAGCCCCAGAACACACCGACCACTGATGCGCCTTTCAACAAGGCGAGGTTTACAGGCAGTTCGGGGATGCGGCCGCTGGCGAAACCGACGACCAGCAGGCGGCCATTCCAGGCGAGGGTACGTACGGCCTGGTCGAAGAGGTCGCCGCCGACCGGGTCGTAGATGACGTCGACGCCGTTGCCTGCCGTCATGCGTTTCACTTCGTCCTTGAGGCTGGTTTCGCTGTAGTTGATGAGTTCGTCTGCGCCGGCATTGCGGGCGACTTCGAGTTTTTCGGCGCTGCTGGCGGCGGCGATGACCCGGGCACCCAGGGCTTTGCCGATTTCCACGGCGGCGAGGCCCACGCCGCCTGATGCGCCGAGCACCAGCAGGGTTTCGCCGGGTTGCAGGTTGGCGCGTTGTTTGAGGGCATGCATGGAGGTGCCGTAGGTCATGCTGAAAGCGGCGGCGGTGGTGAAGTCCATGGATTCGGGAATCGGCAGTACGTTGTAGCCCGGTACCGCAACCTGTTCGGCGAAGCTGCCCCAGCCGGTGAGGGCCATGACCCGGTCGCCGGGTTTGAGGTGGGTTATCTTTTCACCGACCTGCGAGATGATGCCTGCTGCTTCGCCGCCGGGTGAAAAGGGGAAAGGCGGCTTGAACTGGTATTTGCCTTCGATGATCAGCGTGTCCGGGAAGTTGACGCCTGCAGCCTGTACATCGAGCAGGATTTCGTTCTTCTTGATGACGGGGCTGTCGACGTTTTCCAGGACCAGGGTGTCGGCAGGGCCGAAGGCTTTGCACAGCAGGGCTTTCATCGGGCTATTCCTTTTCCGGTAATGGCCGATAAGGTCGGATATGCAGGTTTTCGGGTCAATGAGCATGGCCCGGCCTTATAAGCGTGTATAAGCTGTAACCTACGCGGGCAACCCGTATTAAGGAGTGGACTGTGAAAGCGTGGATCTTGATGTTGTTGGCCTTGTCGTTGCCTGCCCTGGCGCAGGAAGAAGCCAAAGAAGGTGAAGGCGAGCCCAAGGCGGCTTATGTGTCTCTGACGCCTCCGTTTGTGGGCAACTATGCCCTTGATGGCGGCCCGAAGTTGCGCGTCTACAAGGCTGATATCGCCCTGCGCGTTACCGGCGCCGATGCCCAGGCGGCGGTCAAGCGTAATGACCCGCTGATCCGTAATCTGCTGGTTGCCCTGTTTACCCAGCAGACCGTCGATTCCATGAGCAGCGCCGATGCGAAGGAAAAGATTCGTCAGGAAGCACTCAAGCAGGTCCAGCAGGTAATGACCAGCGAAGAGGGCAAGCCGATCGTTGAAGACTTGCTGTTCAACAACTTTATCGTTCAGTAACGCCCTCAGCGCAGTGCTAGGATCGCCGACCATTGTTCGGCGGTCACGGGCATCACAGACAGTCGGCTGCCTTTCTGCACGAGAGGCAGTTGTTCAAGCGTCGCCTGTTGTTTCAGGTAACCCAGCCCCAGCACTTTCGGGAAGATTTCCACGAAGGCGACATCGATTGCGCTCCATGGATTCTTGTCGGCGCTGGCCTTGGCGTCGAAGTAGTGACTTTCCGGCTCAAGGGCCGTGGGGTCCGGGTAGGCCGCCTCGATAATCCTGCCGATACCGGCAATCCCCGGCTCCGGGCAACTGGAGTGATAGAAAAAGAACTCGTCCCCCACCGCCATGCTGCGCAGGAAGTTGCGGGCCTGATAGTTGCGCACGCCATCCCAGCGGGTTTGGCCGAGGCGTTGCAGGTCACTGATCGAGAGTTCGTCGGGTTCTGACTTCATCAGCCAATAGGCCATCGGGTGTTCTCCATGGAAATACACAACTTGGGGATGTTTTTATGACAAACCGACAGTCGGTTGGGGCCACTATTTGCGTACTGGTTCACGTTATCGCAAAATGCCGCCCTTTTAAGCACCTTGCTGTTACATGGCCTTTACGAAGAGTGGCTGTTGGCAGCGATTGATTTGTCGAAGGAGGGCAGTCAATGAAACGCAAGCCGGATTTACTGTGGGTTTTAGTGGCATTGTTCGGCTTGGGTATCGTGACTACCGGTTATGCGCAGAGCTTGTGGACCAACAAGGTCGATGCGCCTGTCGAGATCACTCAGCAGCAACAAAAGGTCCCCGGTCGGTATTGATGTTTTAAGCTTCTTTCTTTTCCGGGGGCTATGCCTGTAGCTCCCGTCGCGTCACTTCCCTTCCTGTTGTGCCAGATACCAGCGTTTGTCCGATACCGTGCCTTGCAACGGTACATCCCAGCTTGCCTGTGCGAGCCGTTCGACTTTCTGGCATTCATGGGCCAGACCCAGCAGCAGCGGTTTTTTCCAGGTTTTTCTGCGCGCCAGATACGCCAGGCTGCGGTCATAGAAACCGCCGCCCATGCCGAGGCGTCCGCCTTCTTCATCGAATCCGACCAGAGGCATGAGAATCAGATCCAGCGCCCATATCCTGCGTTGCCGTGCGCGGTTGATGCGCGGCTCCGGGATGCGAAAACGGTTGGGGATGAATTTCTCGCCAGGGCGCACGCGCTGGAAAACCATCCTGGTGCGTGGCCAGGCATTCAACACCGGCAGGTAAGTCGCCTTGCCCCGGCGTTGTGCGGCCCGCAGCAAAAGTCGTGGATCGATCTCGCCGTCCATGGGCAGATAAAGCGAGACATGCCGGGCGCGGCGAAACAGGGGATGTTGTGCCAGTTGGCGATACAGACCGCGAGCGGCTGCGCGTTGCTGGGCAGGACTCAAGGCACGACGCGCCTTGCGTAGCTGGCGGCGCAGTTGCGGGCGTGTGAGTGTCGGGTTGCTGGTCATGAGCGCAAGGTCATGCAGGCTGATCCGTGAGGTTGAAACCAGGTACGGAATCGACATTGCCAGACAGCTGGACTGGCAAT
Proteins encoded:
- a CDS encoding bacteriocin immunity protein translates to MNLKRKLEDYTEQDFLDLINEFTNPRKLPGKEFERHTRLLLEHFTEITGHPDGSDLIYYPEIDTAQGILETVKKWRAQNGKPGFKAPDDHQ
- a CDS encoding S-type pyocin domain-containing protein, translating into MHAQARQQAAQARAAAEAQAKAEQQAHAQAHAQAQAAEHARAQAAAQAQREQAYRQTISDLAQTQQTIKSDLALRYEQTAPGLPAALLGEIQTDLEPLSSNPTSQQLADLILQEKSRINYLLAGKQAELEQRNLKTLTYGEVLSASTPEQYRYYLESRSQGNPQRAQQAHQAWTDAVNNEHEARLLAESAAFLEQRSTELSERHARVSQASHNTAPSTRAGAERLWSAITPSSTSSPSEALEKAGQIAKEIFIKTAISRLKLNPGVALALYSPTLGDAERTPTIVASPAAQLNLPPDVDMEYVASVKGSIDVPHRLVMADDGQQSVAKWVAADGVKVGTKVRVRNFTYNAQNNTYEFIRDGDTRPALVWTPIQQPADSSTRFPGQKPVLPVDPGVDVSPQGARADELPSFVNDDPDDYILVFPPGSGLPDTYLLFKDPRTIPGVATGYGKPVTGTWLGESTRAQGAPIPSQIADQLRGRQFSSFGRLREEIWKAIARDPELQGQFSHRNLALMKSGRAPQPRQADQVGRRKTFEIHHEYEIANGGGVYDIDNLRVLPPKQHIEHHRRLQ
- a CDS encoding NADPH:quinone oxidoreductase family protein; this translates as MKALLCKAFGPADTLVLENVDSPVIKKNEILLDVQAAGVNFPDTLIIEGKYQFKPPFPFSPGGEAAGIISQVGEKITHLKPGDRVMALTGWGSFAEQVAVPGYNVLPIPESMDFTTAAAFSMTYGTSMHALKQRANLQPGETLLVLGASGGVGLAAVEIGKALGARVIAAASSAEKLEVARNAGADELINYSETSLKDEVKRMTAGNGVDVIYDPVGGDLFDQAVRTLAWNGRLLVVGFASGRIPELPVNLALLKGASVVGVFWGSFAQRQPQDNAANFKQLFGWYAEGKLKPLVSQVYPLERGAEAIEVLGKRSAVGKVVVAIG
- a CDS encoding flagellar basal body-associated protein FliL, coding for MKAWILMLLALSLPALAQEEAKEGEGEPKAAYVSLTPPFVGNYALDGGPKLRVYKADIALRVTGADAQAAVKRNDPLIRNLLVALFTQQTVDSMSSADAKEKIRQEALKQVQQVMTSEEGKPIVEDLLFNNFIVQ
- a CDS encoding EVE domain-containing protein; the encoded protein is MAYWLMKSEPDELSISDLQRLGQTRWDGVRNYQARNFLRSMAVGDEFFFYHSSCPEPGIAGIGRIIEAAYPDPTALEPESHYFDAKASADKNPWSAIDVAFVEIFPKVLGLGYLKQQATLEQLPLVQKGSRLSVMPVTAEQWSAILALR
- a CDS encoding 5-formyltetrahydrofolate cyclo-ligase, which codes for MTSNPTLTRPQLRRQLRKARRALSPAQQRAAARGLYRQLAQHPLFRRARHVSLYLPMDGEIDPRLLLRAAQRRGKATYLPVLNAWPRTRMVFQRVRPGEKFIPNRFRIPEPRINRARQRRIWALDLILMPLVGFDEEGGRLGMGGGFYDRSLAYLARRKTWKKPLLLGLAHECQKVERLAQASWDVPLQGTVSDKRWYLAQQEGK